The sequence below is a genomic window from Haloferax mediterranei ATCC 33500.
AGACCGAGCGCGGACGCCATGCGGTCGATTTCGCCGAGTGCCTGCTTCAGGTTGCGTTCCTTGGAGTCGCGGGTACGGAAGCGCTCGTTCCACTTGCGGAGGCGCTGCATCTTCTGTCGCTGGCGAGCGCCGAGCGAATTCCCGTACGCGTCGCGGTCGCGCCAGTCGATGTTCGTCGAAAGCCCCTTGTCGTGCATCGTGTTGGTGGTCGGAGCACCGACACGAGACTTCTCGTCCTTCTCGCGGGCGTCGAACGCGCGCCATTCCGGGCCGCGGTCGACGGAGTCTGCGGTCACGACGAGACCACAGTCGTTACAGACGGTCTCACCGTGTTCGTCGTCGGTGACGACGTGGCCGCCACACTCGGGACACTTCAGGGTGTCACCCTTGGTGGATTCCTGTTCGCTTTCGGACTGCTGTCGGCCGTTCTGCTGTTTTTGTTCTCGTTCCTGTGCGCCGGGGTTTCGGGTCCAGATTCGTTCACTCATGGATACGACGGCGGGTGCTCCGGGAGATGGATTAGAGGTGACTAGAATCCCGGATGCGGTCCGTAACACGAAGGACCGCAGACGAACGCATAAATGGTTTGGTATCGCTCGGGCCGGTGGCGATATTTGCACGTGTGAGCCGGTCACACGGGTCAATTGAGGTTTGTACGAAATTCGGTTACAAAGCCTGCGAACCGGACGCGACACCTATTTTTCACGGAAGAACCTCTTGGCTCGTACGTATGTCCGGGACCCCTCGAATCGTCTCTCTCGCCCCGAGTGCGACAGCCATTCTCGACGCCGCTGGACTCGCGTCCCGCGTCGTCGGGGCGACCGTTCACTCCTCGCTGGACCGGCCTGCCGTCGGTGGCTGGTTGAACCCCGATTTCGAGCGAATCGAAGCACTCGACCCGGATACACTCTGCACCGCCGACGACCTCCAGACGGATGTCACAGCGGAGGCACGAGAGCGCGGTTTCGACGTAGTCCACGTCGCTCCCGAGACGCTCGACGACGTGCTCGACTCGTTTCCCGTCGTCTGCGATGCCGCTGGCGATGCAACCGCCGGTGCGGCGCTCGCCGACGATTGCCGAACGCACCTCGACCGCGTCGCTGCGGCTGTCGACGACTACTCTCGTCCGACCGTCTACTGCGAAGAGTGGGCCGACCCACCAATGGCTGCAGGAAACTGGGTTCCGGACGTTGTCCGCGCTGCTGGTGGGACCTACCCATTCCTCGATGCCGGTGAACGGTCACGAGAAGTCGACGCCGACGACGTTGCGGCCGCCGACCCGGCCCACGTGGTGCTCCACCCGTGCGGCAAAGGTGAACGCGGCGACCCCGACGCGTTCGAAGCGCGCGAGTGGGGCGTCGATGCTGCGGTTCACGCGGTCGACGACTCGCTTCTCAATCAGCCGAGTCCCGCGCTCATGTCCGGCGTGGACCGACTTGCGCGTCTGTTCCATCCGGACGCCGACCTCCCTGAACCGTGGTTGTCTCTCGATGCCGACCTCCTCGAACCGTGGTCGTCGGCTTCGGACACGGAATCCGATGGAG
It includes:
- a CDS encoding helical backbone metal receptor, giving the protein MSGTPRIVSLAPSATAILDAAGLASRVVGATVHSSLDRPAVGGWLNPDFERIEALDPDTLCTADDLQTDVTAEARERGFDVVHVAPETLDDVLDSFPVVCDAAGDATAGAALADDCRTHLDRVAAAVDDYSRPTVYCEEWADPPMAAGNWVPDVVRAAGGTYPFLDAGERSREVDADDVAAADPAHVVLHPCGKGERGDPDAFEAREWGVDAAVHAVDDSLLNQPSPALMSGVDRLARLFHPDADLPEPWLSLDADLLEPWSSASDTESDGEI